The Corynebacterium coyleae genome segment TGTCGACGCCGACGCCGTCGACCAAGCCGCCTTCCGCGAAATCGCCACCGCCCTGAAGGAAGCAGCCAACCTGCCGGGCTCGCGCCGCCACAGCGAGGAAGACGACACCCCGACCGACACCATCCCCGTCGTCGAGGTGCCCGAGTCCGTCGAGCCCGTGCCCGAGCACGTGGAGGACCCGGACGTGATCCACGGTGGCTTCGGCAGCGGCCGCACCAAGCCGTTGACAATCGCGCTGGTCACACTGGTGGCCGTGGCTGCCGCAGTGGCGATCGGTGTGCTGACGACCTACCTGGTGGACATCGTCTCCGGGGAGGAAGAAGAGGAAGCCGTCGCGACATCCTCCGTGGCGCCCGCCCCTCGCGTACCGGTGCTCATTGCACCGCTGGAGGCTGTTGCCGGCTCTGATGCTCACGCCGCCGTTGACGGTGATCGGGCCACGAAGTGGGAGGTCGGAGGGGATCTCGTCGTCAAGCAAAGCAACGGTCAGCCGTTCGACCTCGAGCAAGTGCTTATCGACGCCTCCGGCGCAACCGGCGCAACCTTCACCATCTCCGGCGTGCCCGCGGGTGGTCAAGCGCCTGTGGTGCTGTCGGAGGGCACGGTGCGCACCGGCCAGATCAGTGCCGATGTGGACTACACCGGCGCGCTGACCGAGGTCATCATCTCCTTCACCCCGGCGGAACAGAAACCGCTCGAAATTTCGGAAGTTTCGTTGGCAGGGCATGTGGATGTCCAATAGATTGTGCAATTGACCCCTTCCCTTCCGGGGAGGGGTCGTGCACACTGGGGGTCAACACTTTTCTGGGGGGAATCATGGATTACCGCAATGACCGGGCTCTAGTCGCCCAATACCTCGACGGGGACCGACGAGCGTTCAGGCAGATCGTCAAACGCCACCACAAAGCCATGTACTACGTGGCCCGCAACTACACGCGCAACGACCAAGACGCGCAGGACATCGTCCAGGACGCGTTCTTCAAGGCGGCACGCAGCCTGCACACCTACCGCGGGGAAGCGAAGCTATCCACGTGGCTGCACCGCATGACCATCAACGCCGCCATCGACCACCAACGCAAGTTCACGCGCGCGGGCGCACAGGCGAGTCTTGACGACGACGCCGTGGCCGTCAGCAGCGACATGAACAAATACCTCGCCTACAACCCCATGGAGGCCATGGAACGCACCATCGCGATGCGCCAGGCGCTCAACGTGTTGCCGTCGGGGCAGCGTAAGGCACTGTGGCTGATCGATGTCGCAGGCATGTCCGTCGAGCACGCCGCCCACGAATTAGGCGTGAAACCGGGCACCGTGAAGTCCCGGAGATACCGTGCCCGGGAGGCAGTAGCTGCAGCAATCGGGGAGAGGTTAACAAGCAGCTAGACTCACCGATATGAACTTCTCCGGATTCAATTTCGTTACCCCGCAGACCGACGAAAGCGGCGATTCCGCAACGGAACCCGCCACCGCCCGCACCGATGTAGACACCATCCACGATGTGATCATCATCGGCTCCGGACCGGCCGGCTACACCGCCGCGCTCTACGCCGCTCGCGCCGAGCTCAAGCCCCTCGTATTCGAGGGTTACGAGTTCGGCGGCGAACTCATGAACACCACCGACGTGGAGAACTTCCCCGGCTTCCCCGAGGGCGTGCTCGGCCCAGACCTGATGGGCAACATGCGCGAGCAGGCCGAAAAGTTTGGTGCAGACCTGCGCCCTGAACTGGTAGACCGCGTGGACTTCTCCGGCGAGATTAAGAAAGTGTTCGTGGACGACGAGGAGTTCCACGCCCGCGCCGTCATCCTTGCCACCGGTGCAGCCCCACGCCACCTGGGCATCCCGGGCGAGGCCGAACTGACCGGCCGTGGCGTGTCCACCTGCGCCACCTGCGACGGTTTCTTCTTCAAAGACCAGCACATCGCCGTCGTCGGTGGTGGCGACTCCGCAATGGAGGAAGCAACCTTCCTGACCAAGTTTGGCTACAAGGTCACCCTGATCCACCGTTCGGAGAACTTCCGTGCCTCCGCCATCATGCTGGAGCGCGCGCGACAGAACGAGAAGATCGAGTTTGTCACCAACACCGTCGTCGAGTCCGTCGTTGAGGCAGACGGCAAGGTCGGCGGACTGAACGTACGCAACGTGGAAACCGGCGAAGAGTCCGTCCTGGATGCCACCGCGTTGTTCGTTGCTATCGGCCACGACCCGCGCTCCGGGTTCCTCGAGGGCCAGGTTGCTGTAGACGAGGGCGGTTACGTTTCGGTGGAGGATCCGTCGACACGCACCAGCGTCGCCGGTGTGTTCGCCTGCGGTGACCTGGTGGACAAGACATACCGTCAGGCCATCACGGCGGCTGGTTCGGGCTGCCGTGCCGCGTTGGACGCACAGCACTATCTCGCGGAGCTGTAAACTAACGGCCATGAGCGCACCAGTAGATGTCACCCAGGCCACCTTCAAGAGCGAGGTCATCGAGTCCGACACCCCGGTTCTCGTGGACTTCTGGGCAGAGTGGTGCGGCCCGTGCCGCAAACTCTCCCCGTTGCTCGATGAGATCGCGTCGGAGATGGCAGGCCAGGTTAAGGTAGCCAAGGTCAACGTGGACAACGAGCGCACCCTGGGCGCAATGTTCCAGGTCATGTCCATTCCGACCGTGCTGCTGTTCAAGGACGGCAAGCGCGTCGACGAGTTTGTGGGTCTGCGTCCGAAGTCGGAGATCGTCGCTAAGATCCAGGCGCAGCTCGACGCGTAAGCTGTTGTAGTTGGTTTTGTTTTTTCGACCGGGAAAGTTAGGTGCTTAGTGCAAGACTTGCTGCACGTTGGCGACTCCAGCTCGCGGGTTGCCGAGGTTCGGTTGTCGCTGGCCCGCCTCGGTCTCCTCGACGGATACGAAGGCGAAATCGATAGCACGCGTCGCTTCACCGAAAGCGAGATGCTTTTCGACGACACCCTCGCCGAAGCCCTCAAAGCCTTCCAACAATCTCGCGGCATTTTGCCGTCTGGCTCCATCGACGACCTGACGCTCCGCGAGCTGCGCGAAGCCTCCTACACGTTGGGCGCGCGCGTGCTGAGCTACCAGCCGGGCCAGGAAATGGTCGGCGACGATGTGGGTCAGTTGCAGACGCAGCTTCACGAGCTCGGCTTTTACTCCAACCGCATCGACGGCCGCTTCGGCCCCGCGACCTACGAAGCGTTGATGAACTACCAGTTGAACTCCGGTTTGGAGGACGACGGTGTGTGCGGCCCCGACACGTTGCATGCGTTGTCCCTGCTTGGCCGCCGCATCACCGGTGGTTCCGCCCAGGCGATCCGTGAACGTGAGACCGTCCGGCAGGCCGGCCCGAACCTGGCTGGTAAGCGCGTAGTCATCGACCCTGACCTCGGTGGTTCCGACAAGGGCCTGGTTGTGGAGGGTCCGTACGGCCCCATCACGGAGGAGGAGATCCTCTGGGACCTCGCCCAGCGTATCGAGGGCCGCATGGTCGCCACCGGCATGGAAACCATCCTGTCCCGCCCACGTGGCGACAACCCTACGAACAAGCACCGCGCCGACCTGGCCAACGGGTTTAACGCGGACCTCTTGATCTCCCTCCGCCTGGATTCCTACCCGAACGAGAAGGCCAACGGCGTCGCCACCTTCTACTTCGGTTCCGAGCACGGCAGCTCGTCGCTTACCGGCGAGACCCTGTCCGGCTACATCCAGCGCGAAATCGCCGCCCGAACTGACCTGCAGAATTGCCGAAACCACGCCCGCACCTGGGAGATGCTGCGGATGACCCGCATGCCGTCGGTGGAGCTCGTGGCCGGCTACCTCACCAACCCGGGCGACCTGGCCGTACTTACCGACCCCGCCCAGCGCGACGCCATCGCCGAAGCCGTCGTCGTCGCCGTGAAGCGCCTCTACCTGCTGGACCACGACACCCGCCCGACCGGCACCTACTCCTTCAAGGAGCTACTGCGCGAAGAGCAGGCCTAACCGCCCTCCCAGCCCTCTTTTACCCAAATAGTTCGCGGCCTGGGAACTATTTCGGCATTCCGGGCCCAAATAGTTCACTTCGCCCAGGTCGCGCCGTCGCGGGCCGAAGATAGTTCCCGGGCCTAACGCGATCTGCCGATTTCCGTGGAGCTTTTTTGGTGGGAGGAGCGGCAACGGCCTAGATCGCGGCAGCGGTCGCCCGTCGCCCAATCACTGACACATTGCGGCAGAATCTGTCAGCCGCCGGTAAACGTGCAGGTCAGAAACGACCCTGACAAAGTCCGGCAGAATCTGTCAGAATCGGCTGCCGGTGGCGGGCACGGCAGGCAGCGTGGCGGGCAGACAGCGGGCATGCGGACACCGCGGGCGCACAGGCGACCCAAACCAACCGCCCAAACCAGCCGCCTAAAACCCCTAGTCGGTGCCTTGGATGAGCCCCATGATGCGCTCGAAGTCGTCCTTATCACCGAACTCGACGACGATCTTGCCCTTGCGCTTGCCCATGGTGACTGAAACCTTCGTGTCCCAGATGTCGGCAAGCGAGTCGGCGGCCTGGGTGAGGTACTCCGGCTGGGGGACAGGCTGGCGCTTCGGCTTATCCGGCACCTTGCCGCCTGCGTTGATCATGGATACGGCCTCTTCGGTGGCGCGCACGGACAGGCCTTCGGCGACGATGCGGTCGGCGAGTTGGGCCTGGGCGTCGGTGGTGTCGTCGCCAAGTTTGATGCCCAAAAGCGCACGGGCGTGGCCGGCGGACAGCACACCGGCGGCGACGCGGCGCTGCACCGGAACCGGCAGCTTGAGCAGGCGGATCGCGTTGGTGATCACGGGGCGGGAGCGGCCGAGCCGGTCGGCGAGTTGTTCTTGGGTGACGCCGAACTCGTCGAGAAGTTGCTGGTAGGCGGCAGCTTCTTCGAGTGGATTCAACTGCACGCGGTGGATGTTTTCCAGCAGTGCGTCGCGGAGCATGTCCTCGTCGGAGGTTTCGCGCACGATCGCCGGGATGTGCTTGAGGCCTGCCTTGGAGGAGGCGCGCCAACGGCGCTCGCCCATGATGAGTTCAAAGCCTTCGGGGGTGTCGCGTACGACGATGGGTTGGAGGAGGCCGAACTCGCGGATGGAGTGGACCAGTTCGGCGAGCTCATCCTCGTCGAAGACCTGGCGTGGCTGCTTCGGGTTCGGGATGATCTGGCCGATCGGGATTTCCTGGTATCGGGCGCCCACCGGCACCGGCTGCATGACGTTGTCCTGCTTCGCAGTAACGGTCGGCGCGCCCTTCACAGCCCGCGGCGCACCCTTCGGCGCCCCCTTAGGCGCTCCCTTCTTCGCAGCACCAGAACCAGCACCAGAGCCCTTGTCCTGCTTGCCGAAGATCACGTCGGAGGCGTTGCCACCGATGCCGGGGGTTTTGCCGTTCTTGTCAATGTCTGCGGGTGCCGACGGGATCAGTGCTGCCAGTCCGCGGCCGAGGCCGCCTTTGCGTTCTGCCATGGTTTAGTCCTCCTCGGAAGAGCTGTCGAGTTGGGCGGAGACTTCCGGGCTCACGCCGATTGGGCCGGTGGTGGGGTGGGGTTGGTAGTCGCCGCGCAGCGCGAGTTCTTTGGCTGCGTCGAAGTAGGCGAGTGCGCCGCGGGAGCCGGGGTCGTAGTCGATGACGGTCTGGCCGTAGCCCGGCGCTTCGGAGACCTTCACGGAGCGGGGGATGACGTTGTTCAGCACGACTTGGCCGAATTGGCCACGGACCTCGTCGGCGACGTCGGCGGCAAGCCGGGTGCGGGCGTCGTACATGGTCAGCAGGATCGCGGAGATGTGCAGGTTGTGGTTGAGGTGTTCGCGGATCATGCCGATGTTGCCCAGCAGCTGCCCCACGCCTTCGAGTGCGTAGTACTCGCATTGGATGGGGATGAGTACTTCGTCGACGGCGGTCATCGCGTTGATGGTCAGCAGCCCGAGGGATGGTGGGCAGTCGATGAACACGTAGTCGAAGCCGTGTTCTTGCATGAAACCGCGGCGGATGGCGTCGTGGAGTCTGTATTCGCGGCGCACCATGGACACCAGCTCGATTTCCGCGCCGGCGAGGTCGATGGTGGCGGGGATGCAGAACAGGTTCTCGTTGTCTGCGTGGGCCTGCACGGCGTCGGCGGCGTCGGCCTCACCGATGAGCACTTCGTAGCTAGAGGTGGTGCCGGAGGTGTGTTCGGCGCCGAGGGCGGTTGAGGCGTTGCCCTGCGGATCCAGGTCGATCACCAGCACTTTCATGCCCTGGCGGCTCAGTGACGCCGCGAGGTTGACGCTGGTTGTGGTTTTGCCGACGCCGCCTTTTTGGTTGGCAACGGTGATCACGCGGGGTTGGTCGGGTCGCGGGAGCGTTTCGCTTCTCGACGACACCCTCGCCGCCCGCATCGCCTCCTCCATCAAAGGCGTGTCATCGTAGTGATCCACTTATTCCCCCTTCTTCTTGCGGGTGATGCGGATTAGGGTGGTTGGCTGTTCAAGCGTAGTCGCACCCACGGTGAGAATCTCGGGATCCTTA includes the following:
- a CDS encoding RNA polymerase sigma factor, which encodes MDYRNDRALVAQYLDGDRRAFRQIVKRHHKAMYYVARNYTRNDQDAQDIVQDAFFKAARSLHTYRGEAKLSTWLHRMTINAAIDHQRKFTRAGAQASLDDDAVAVSSDMNKYLAYNPMEAMERTIAMRQALNVLPSGQRKALWLIDVAGMSVEHAAHELGVKPGTVKSRRYRAREAVAAAIGERLTSS
- the trxB gene encoding thioredoxin-disulfide reductase — protein: MNFSGFNFVTPQTDESGDSATEPATARTDVDTIHDVIIIGSGPAGYTAALYAARAELKPLVFEGYEFGGELMNTTDVENFPGFPEGVLGPDLMGNMREQAEKFGADLRPELVDRVDFSGEIKKVFVDDEEFHARAVILATGAAPRHLGIPGEAELTGRGVSTCATCDGFFFKDQHIAVVGGGDSAMEEATFLTKFGYKVTLIHRSENFRASAIMLERARQNEKIEFVTNTVVESVVEADGKVGGLNVRNVETGEESVLDATALFVAIGHDPRSGFLEGQVAVDEGGYVSVEDPSTRTSVAGVFACGDLVDKTYRQAITAAGSGCRAALDAQHYLAEL
- the trxA gene encoding thioredoxin, giving the protein MSAPVDVTQATFKSEVIESDTPVLVDFWAEWCGPCRKLSPLLDEIASEMAGQVKVAKVNVDNERTLGAMFQVMSIPTVLLFKDGKRVDEFVGLRPKSEIVAKIQAQLDA
- a CDS encoding N-acetylmuramoyl-L-alanine amidase codes for the protein MQDLLHVGDSSSRVAEVRLSLARLGLLDGYEGEIDSTRRFTESEMLFDDTLAEALKAFQQSRGILPSGSIDDLTLRELREASYTLGARVLSYQPGQEMVGDDVGQLQTQLHELGFYSNRIDGRFGPATYEALMNYQLNSGLEDDGVCGPDTLHALSLLGRRITGGSAQAIRERETVRQAGPNLAGKRVVIDPDLGGSDKGLVVEGPYGPITEEEILWDLAQRIEGRMVATGMETILSRPRGDNPTNKHRADLANGFNADLLISLRLDSYPNEKANGVATFYFGSEHGSSSLTGETLSGYIQREIAARTDLQNCRNHARTWEMLRMTRMPSVELVAGYLTNPGDLAVLTDPAQRDAIAEAVVVAVKRLYLLDHDTRPTGTYSFKELLREEQA
- a CDS encoding ParB/RepB/Spo0J family partition protein, producing the protein MAERKGGLGRGLAALIPSAPADIDKNGKTPGIGGNASDVIFGKQDKGSGAGSGAAKKGAPKGAPKGAPRAVKGAPTVTAKQDNVMQPVPVGARYQEIPIGQIIPNPKQPRQVFDEDELAELVHSIREFGLLQPIVVRDTPEGFELIMGERRWRASSKAGLKHIPAIVRETSDEDMLRDALLENIHRVQLNPLEEAAAYQQLLDEFGVTQEQLADRLGRSRPVITNAIRLLKLPVPVQRRVAAGVLSAGHARALLGIKLGDDTTDAQAQLADRIVAEGLSVRATEEAVSMINAGGKVPDKPKRQPVPQPEYLTQAADSLADIWDTKVSVTMGKRKGKIVVEFGDKDDFERIMGLIQGTD
- a CDS encoding ParA family protein; protein product: MEEAMRAARVSSRSETLPRPDQPRVITVANQKGGVGKTTTSVNLAASLSRQGMKVLVIDLDPQGNASTALGAEHTSGTTSSYEVLIGEADAADAVQAHADNENLFCIPATIDLAGAEIELVSMVRREYRLHDAIRRGFMQEHGFDYVFIDCPPSLGLLTINAMTAVDEVLIPIQCEYYALEGVGQLLGNIGMIREHLNHNLHISAILLTMYDARTRLAADVADEVRGQFGQVVLNNVIPRSVKVSEAPGYGQTVIDYDPGSRGALAYFDAAKELALRGDYQPHPTTGPIGVSPEVSAQLDSSSEED